GtaactgatgtgctgggactacctctgagcccattttccctggcagcttgggacttcagtaccctgccttgttgagccagacacactagcctgctgcaaacccagaccgaggtctgaaccacatcccccaaagctgcaggcttaactgaaaacagataCCCAGtttccaatggggtccaaaccccaaataaatccattttactctgtataaagcatatacagggtaaactcataagttgttcgccctctataacactgatagagagatatgtacagctgtttgctacccaggaattaattacttgctctgggttaattaataactaaaaagtgattgtattaaatataaaaagtagaatttaagtgctTCCAAGTAATAAGAGACAGAAtgaagtaagttaccaagcaaaataaaataaaacatgcaagtctaagcctaatacagtaggaaactaaatgcaggtaaatatCACCCTCAGAGATCTtctaataagcttcttttacagactaaacTTCCTCCTCGTCTGCGTCCAGCAATCACTtacacccccatagttactgtccattgttccagtttctttcaggcatctctttggggtggagagggtaTCTTTTGAGCCTGCTGAAGAAAAAATGGAGGTTTTTTTCacggccttttatattctctttcTTGTGCAACATCCCAGCCACAAGATGGGGTCTCTAGCCACCGGCGCAAGTCACATGTGTATTAAAGATTCGGCTTTTTGCAGGCcaacaccattgtttacatgttagtttgaatgttcccaggaaagctcagatgtggattggtgtctcccaaagtccattgttagttaagtattcccaattacttgaataaccccttcacactatgttgaccaaatttGTCTTATATGTTTcttacagcaaacactttaaatacaagcatagagccaacactcataacttcaaatataaaaatgatgaatgcatacaaataggatgaatatattcagttgataataacctttgcaaagatatgttacatggcatatctagcaaaaacatattccagttatgtcatatttacactcataagcatatttctataaagcattatggggtgcaatgtaaCACCATCAGAACAATGCAGCGACCCTGTTTGCTAAGCAGCATATGTGGTGTTGAGCAACCAACAGCAGTGATCTGAGATCTGATCTAGCTGCCCATCTCCTTCTGGGTGGAATTTAAGGTATTGGTACTGACCTCCGTAGGACCTGGTAGCTACGAGATCATctgtctttctctccctccccaggcgATATTCTCCTTGTGATCGGAAGGAGTGCTTGAGTTGGAGACCCCTCTGTTTAAAAGTTGAAGGGTTTCCAACTCAACTTTGGAATCCAAATGGTCCCTCTGTTGCAAAGGAGCTGGAACAAGGCTGGGTACCTGGCCCACTGCCACCAGACCTTGGAGATAGGTCTCATTCCTAGACAGGCACCCAAACTGCAAAATACATGGGCACTAATCAGCACTctcaggagagagagagcgagagcaagAGAGGGCATTATTAGTCATTTTGATAGTCAGCCAATCAATGATTAGAAGCTATGCCATGTGGACTTATATGACCATTCGCTCAATAATCCTTTTGGCTAACAAATGCACTTGTAGGTTGgtttccaaacaaacaaaaggattcacTCTGCCTGAGAAGTGTTTGGAACTAGTTATTCACCTAGCCTGGCAAGAATGGGCTCTCAGTGGAAAGACGAAACCATACAGATCTAACATTCTCTGGGTAACCGgggagggctggaaaggaccacaGCAATGGACATATGACAGTGGTGACTTCAATGGGTCTTTCTAACAAATCTGTTAtatttcaaccacaagttattgagcTTGAGGCAGGAATTGCTAGATGTAATTCAACGACCTGTTACACAGGAGGTTAGCTTAGATCATTACGTCACTTCTAGCCTTTTAATCTATAAAGATGAGGATGGCAGACTGTGCAGAACAGATTAACAGAAGGCTTCATGGTATGCAGATTTCATTAATGAAGGGCATATTAAGGAAGGATTTCAACAAATAAGTAAATATTAATAACAATTATTTACAATTAAAAGCAAGgtaaaaatgctgaaaaattctattttattATGGTGGCATCAATAGTGAAGCCATAGTTAAAGTTGAGTCAAGTTTTGCCCTTAGAGCAAGGATTCAACTTCTGTATCTATGAAAAATATGGTGTAGCGTCAGTCAACACCAAggggagtgatagctcagtggtttgagcattggcctcctaaacccagggttgtgagttcaatccttgagggggctacttagggatgtggggcaaaatcagtacttggtcctgattgtgaaggcagggggctggactcgatgacctttcaaggtcccttccagttctaggagatatctccattaatttaaaacacTTATTCTCTGAGTGCAGAATGAGTTTTCAGAGAATTTACAAGTCAACCTGCTAAGTAGTTTAGGAATGAATGCATGTAGTCTTCCTCCCTTAAAACTCCTTCTTCCTTATATGTATTCCACTGAACAACCTAATTCCCTGTATAAAACAGGATACACTTTATTCATGAAGGAGAAGCTTTAAGGGTACAGGACTGCAGTTTTGCTACCTGGGATTTTTTTTGGCGaacaataaaatatttccttttggggGGCTGTGACCATGGTCGCTGGAGGAGATAAACTGAGaatgctcaatcagggcaaactgcaaggaatagggcagacaatTCCCAAAACTGATGGCTTATTCTTATAAATGATTCACCAAAACAGTAAccaaacagcttctataataccttactggATACCAAGAAGTCAAAATACAGTTCTCTTTAATCAATCTAGCCTTTGGTTCCCTCCGAGACAGCCAAGACCATCTAGTGAGGGTTATTTAAAATCTCATTCACCATCTGTAAAGTTCTACCACTCTCAAGAGATTGGACACATTACACACCAGGtcaaatacacacttacagccaattattattaactaatctaagatttatttaaaaggaaaaggaagagagtTATTgtgttaaaagatcattatacatacacatATGAATCCAGTTCATATGTCAGTTTCAAagcagagatggtgaggctgCCTATTTGTAGAAATTCTTCTGGAATTAATGGAAAAAGTCATAGTCTAATAGGCAGTCCATATGCAGAGTTTTTTCAAATTCTTCCATAAGAATTGCAGGGCTAATCCAGAAGTCCTCCATCTTGTCACTTGAATTTCCCCTGACAAAGTTTAAGCGGATCTGAGATAGTAAGGATCAAGCCCCAAAGTCCCTTTATAACTGAAGTTCAGCTGATTAGCCTCTTGTCCGCAAATGATCACAGAGGGCCTTCCTTGCATGAAGAATAGGTAATGTACATTCTTGCTTTGAAATAAATCTCTATTTCCTATGTATACACTGATAACTATTAGCATTGATTAGCATAAGGCAATTAACCATTGAAGAGATTCACAGGTAGTTtattacaaacttcaaagagaaataaaaacaatgatattattacaccataagtttcatctaaatgtttATATCCCCTTTTGACCTCTGAATCAAGAGAATAGGTAATGAAACATTACTGATAGAAACTGAAATTTAGCACCTACAAGCTAATTTGGTCACATTGTTGAACTTCTAATAAGATATAGGTAAACCAAAACAAATACAATTTGTATCTACTTctgattctctaacaatacaggcctATATTTCAAGAACTCTAGTTTATTTACCATGGCTTTGCTAGCTATCTACAAGGAATGGCTCTGTTTACCATTTCAATACTTTTCTCTGTCCTTAACGGTTGCTTTTAGTTCAACTGGACTGCTGGTTGCTTAAccaggggggagagatagctctgtggtttgagcattggtttgctcaacccagggttgtaagttcaatctttgagggggccacttagggatgtggggcaaaatcagtactttgtcctgctactgaaggcagggggctggacttgataaccgttcaaggtcctttccagttctaggagataggatatctccattaattttcttttttttttaaatcctcgcTGGCTCAGCGTGACAGAGGCATTTGGACACCATGGGCCATATTGTTCCTAGATATACAGATTAGACAGACCAAATCAGTGCCCCCATTGAAGTCTGTTAGTGGAATAGTTTTGAAAGATATTCATGATCCGTTTACGAATCTCTTTGGTTTTTATGCTGTATACAATGGGATTTAGcactggggggaagaggaggtggagaTAAGACAGAAGAATTTCAGTCTGAGGAAGAGCCTTTTTCTTGAACCTGTGAATCATAGACAAACTGATCAGCGGGGTGTAGAAAAGCAGGGTGACACAGATGTGGGAGACACAGGTGTTCAGAGCCTTGAGACGCTCTTGCCAGGATGTGATACTCAGTACGGTCTGAAGGATCATGATGTAAGACAGGACAATGAGCACTGAGTCTAATCCCAGAGAAGAAAGGACAATAAACAAACCATAGAAGCTGCTGGGCGTAGTATCTGCACAGGCCATTTTCATCACATCTGGATGCAAACAATACGAAAAAGAGAGAGGTTGGATCTTACTGTACGGCAACCTCTTGAGAAGAATGACAGATGGGATATGCAGACCACCACCCCTGATTATTATCACCAGCCCTATGTTTCCTATCCTAGCACTGGTTAAAGTCGAAGCATATCTCAGCGGGTGGCGTATTGCAACAAAGCGGTCAAATGCCATGGCTAATAGTACAGAAGATTCCATGAGGAGGAAAGTGTGAATAAAGAAAAGTTGGGCCAGGCAGACATCAATGCCAATTTCTCTGGTGTTAAACACGAAGACGCTGAGCATTGTTGGCAAGGTGGAAACAGATAAGCCAAGGTCGGTGACAGACAACATAGAAAGGAACAAGTACATGGGCTGATGGAGATTCTTCTGTGTCTTTATCACAAACAGAATCAGACCGTTTCCTAAAATTGCAGTGAGGTACATGGAACAGAAAGGGATGGAGATCCAGGGGCCATCAGCTTCCAGCCCTGGGATACCTGCCAGGAGGAATGTTGCAGGACTCATGTTGGTTTCATTGCAGGTTGGCATGATGCACGGGGGAGGTTCTGGTCAGTTTATTAAACCACATTCCctacaattaaaaacaacattATTAAAAATACGTGACACCATGTCAGAAAATATGGCCCATCCTGCCACTGCTCTTCAGACATGTTGGAGTCAGTACTTTGATTAAAAACCCTTGCGGTACTCACAGATCCCCAGATCAGTTATAAAATTCCATTACTAATAATAGCCTGTTCTTATATAGAGCTTTGCATTCATAAatctcaaagtgatttacaaaagAGCACAAGTATCAatgggtctgattcaaagcccattgacacTCCTAGGAAGGAGGATGTAGATCCTCATTTAACTGAGGGGGAAACTAAAGCACAGAACAGGTAAGCAACTTGTGCAAGGCCACACAGGAGATCAATGACAGAATTCAGGTCTCCCAGCTCTCAGCTGAATGCCCCTTCACTAGACTAGACCACACCGTCTCCTCTAGATGGAGCTTGGCATATGAAGACTTGTATGAACTCATTATTAAAGGGAACATCAGAAAAGCAGAGTGGACCTGAACCCAAACCTTGGATCAGAACACCCGTGCATTCTGGAACAAGGTTTCAGTCTGGATCCAGATCTCAACTGTTTAGCTTGGGTCCaccataaaaaaattaatgggtTACCTATTTGACAGGAGAAAAATTATGTGCCTTGTGAATGGCCCATGGGCTGAGAAGTGTTCATACAAACTACTCAGTGATGACTGACAGTGAGTGTCCAAAGACACACAAGGAGGCTGTGTCAGAACAGGGAACAAAATCCAGCTTTGCTTTGTTTTAGCTATAAACGCCAGCCTGCCCCTGCTGTTGTACATTATGTTAGtattggaggggaaggggaccAAAAGAAAAGGAGCCTCTGAAGACTGTGAATGTTAGCTGTGTACTATCTTCATTCTAGATGCAACGGAGGCACATGACTtaacgaggagaggc
The Emys orbicularis isolate rEmyOrb1 chromosome 1, rEmyOrb1.hap1, whole genome shotgun sequence DNA segment above includes these coding regions:
- the LOC135873518 gene encoding olfactory receptor 51G2-like; this translates as MPTCNETNMSPATFLLAGIPGLEADGPWISIPFCSMYLTAILGNGLILFVIKTQKNLHQPMYLFLSMLSVTDLGLSVSTLPTMLSVFVFNTREIGIDVCLAQLFFIHTFLLMESSVLLAMAFDRFVAIRHPLRYASTLTSARIGNIGLVIIIRGGGLHIPSVILLKRLPYSKIQPLSFSYCLHPDVMKMACADTTPSSFYGLFIVLSSLGLDSVLIVLSYIMILQTVLSITSWQERLKALNTCVSHICVTLLFYTPLISLSMIHRFKKKALPQTEILLSYLHLLFPPVLNPIVYSIKTKEIRKRIMNIFQNYSTNRLQWGH